A window of the Brassica oleracea var. oleracea cultivar TO1000 chromosome C1, BOL, whole genome shotgun sequence genome harbors these coding sequences:
- the LOC106331670 gene encoding uncharacterized mitochondrial protein AtMg00310-like, producing MLNFIHDKVQSRLRGGGATTQSSVGKAVIILKSVGIALPVFAMSCFKLPKDLCEKLTSVMIEFWWGGSAEKRKISWVAWKNLCKPKELGGMGFRDIAWFNQALLCKQAWRIWSQPHSLLARVMKGRYFPNGFFLECGIGTRPSYAWRSIMYGRELLVQGLMKRIGDGRSTHVWYDNWILLDVPRPPQGRA from the coding sequence ATGCTGAACTTCATCCATGACAAAGTCCAATCTCGCTTGCGTGGTGGAGGAGCTACAACACAATCTTCTGTAGGCAAGGCGGTTATAATTCTTAAGTCAGTTGGGATTGCGCTACCGGTTTTTGCCATGTCATGCTTTAAACTCCCCAAGGATCTGTGTGAGAAGTTAACTAGTGTGATGATAGAATTCTGGTGGGGTGGAAGTGCTGAGAAGAGGAAGATCTCTTGGGTGGCTTGGAAAAATCTATGTAAACCGAAGGAACTTGGAGGAATGGGGTTTCGTGATATTGCATGGTTCAATCAGGCTCTACTGTGCAAACAAGCATGGAGAATATGGTCTCAACCTCACTCCCTGCTAGCTCGAGTTATGAAAGGCAGGTACTTTCCAAATGGGTTTTTCTTAGAGTGTGGCATAGGTACTCGGCCCTCGTATGCTTGGCGTAGCATCATGTATGGTCGAGAATTACTAGTGCAAGGTCTGATGAAGCGTATTGGGGATGGTCGTAGCACACATGTATGGTATGATAACTGGATTTTGCTCGACGTTCCTCGTCCCCCGCAGGGCCGGGCCTGA
- the LOC106319719 gene encoding GATA transcription factor 5-like, whose protein sequence is MERMEAGLKSSIRQEMALKTTPPVYEEFLAVTAAQNDFSSEDFSVDDLLDLSNDDVFVEEEEAAEPKAQQEVLPCVSSEQPNDVEEVLPPGNEFGSLPSNQLPVPMDELADLEWLSHFVDDSFTEYSAPNLTGTPAEKPAWLTGDRKHPVTPASEESCFKSPLPAKARSRRYRNGLKAWSLGSSGPSSSSSTSSSSSSSGLSSQWFSGAELLEPDFSSEKLPVPKKYKKRSAESVFSAKLQQQPQRRCSHCGVQKTPQWRAGPKGAKTLCNACGVRYKSGRLLPEYRPACSPTFSSELHSNHHRKVIEMRRKKEPTDDNTTGLNQPVKTPQAVPSF, encoded by the exons ATGGAACGTATGGAAGCTGGGTTGAAGAGCAGTATCAGACAAGAGATGGCTTTGAAAACGACTCCTCCGGTTTACGAAGAGTTTCTCGCTGTAACAGCCGCTCAAAATGACTTTTCCTCCGAAGATTTCTCCGTAGACGACTTACTTGACTTGTCAAACGACGACGTTTTCGTCGAGGAAGAAGAGGCCGCTGAACCCAAGGCTCAACAAGAGGTTCTGCCCTGTGTCTCCTCCGAGCAACCAAACGACGTCGAAGAAGTACTTCCCCCGGGAAACGAGTTTGGTTCTCTCCCTTCAAACCAACTCCCCGTACCG ATGGATGAATTAGCGGACCTTGAGTGGCTGTCCCATTTCGTTGACGATTCCTTCACGGAATATTCGGCTCCTAACCTCACCGGAACACCGGCTGAAAAACCGGCGTGGTTAACCGGTGACCGGAAACACCCTGTGACTCCGGCCTCTGAAGAGTCTTGTTTCAAGTCTCCTCTTCCAGCCAAAGCCCGTAGCAGACGGTACCGTAATGGACTCAAGGCCTGGTCGCTTGGCTCGTCGGGTCCTTCGTCCTCGAGTTCCACCTCCTCCTCTTCCTCCTCTTCGGGTCTTTCAAGCCAGTGGTTCTCCGGTGCTGAGCTGCTCGAGCCTGACTTCTCGTCCGAGAAACTTCCCGTTCCCAAGAAGTACAAGAAAAGGTCGGCAGAGTCTGTTTTCAGCGCTAAGTTGCAGCAGCAGCCGCAGCGACGGTGCAGTCACTGCGGCGTACAGAAAACTCCGCAGTGGAGAGCGGGACCGAAGGGGGCTAAGACGCTTTGCAATGCGTGCGGTGTTAGGTATAAGTCGGGTCGGTTACTACCGGAGTACAGACCCGCTTGTAGCCCGACCTTTTCGAGTGAGCTCCACTCCAACCACCACCGCAAAGTCATAGAGATGCGGCGTAAGAAAGAGCCGACCGATGACAACACAACCGGTTTAAACCAGCCTGTTAAGACCCCACAAGCTGTACCAAGTTTTTGA
- the LOC106343335 gene encoding uncharacterized protein LOC106343335 yields MDSGSQVPVKSKRRFQPRAPTPSLRPIPPISKTEAAEAEEENKKAARQIAKRIGIGQRRPKTEPKASSVEVAFQPNFSSLAIKSFGVPKEDDKQSSDVNPSSSATTVSSAAILPVVSSPPARKDVEEIHTCVTRIEQDYVEPWDQNSYYPTVLPLRKPNSGDPELLDQEEFGNVAKHLHYDENSINSAEELGLTSGQHCKKQMLFFKIPDCLPVTKQPTAKRSVSERSSPFECLPEGFMGKMLVYKSGTVKLKLGDVLYDVSPGPNTVFHNDVAAINGKERNCCRIGSSAKFATVTPDVESLLNSDPDMQIHK; encoded by the exons ATGGATTCAGGCTCTCAGGTTCCCGTAAAGTCCAAG CGGAGGTTTCAACCAAGAGCTCCGACGCCTTCTCTCCGGCCGATCCCTCCTATCTCCAAAAC TGAAGCTGCTGAGGCCGAGGAAGAGAATAAAAAGGCAGCACGACAGATCGCTAAACGTATCGGC ATTGGCCAGAGGAGACCTAAAACTGAACCAAAAG CATCTTCGGTTGAGGTTGCATTCCAACCAAACTTTTCGTCACTTGCAATAAAGTCGTTTGGGGTTCCTAAAGAAGATGATAAGCAAAGTTCTGATGTGAATCCCTCTTCTTCTGCTACAACTGTTTCTTCTGCTGCTATTCTTCCTGTTGTTTCTTCTCCTCCTGCTCGAAAAGATGTAGAAGAGATTCATACTTGTGTTACCAGAATCGAGCAGGACTACGTTGAACCTTGG GATCAAAACTCTTACTATCCTACTGTTCTTCCTTTGAGAAAACCTAACTCTGGTGATCCAG AACTTCTTGACCAGGAGGAGTTCGGGAACGTGGCTAAACACCTTCATTATGATGAGAACAGCATCAACTCAGCAGAAGAACTCGGTCTAACATCG GGACAACACTGCAAAAAACAGATGCTTTTCTTTAAGATCCCGGACTGTCTCCCTGTAACGAAGCAACCGACCGCCAAGAGATCTGTATCAGAGAGAAGCAGCCCTTTTGAATGTTTACCAGAGGGGTTCATGGGCAAAATGCTAGTTTACAAGAGCGGTACTGTCAAGTTGAAACTTGGAGATGTCCTCTATGAT GTGTCGCCAGGTCCGAATACAGTATTTCATAATGATGTGGCAGCGATCAACGGCAAAGAGAGGAACTGCTGTCGCATTGGTTCTTCAGCGAAGTTTGCGACTGTTACTCCCGATGTTGAGTCTCTTTTGAACTCTGACCCAGACATGCAAATACACAAGTGA
- the LOC106331680 gene encoding uncharacterized protein LOC106331680: MDKARNDYDAWAEVNILNSSQVNDDDVDGAPIVKWEKPCQSFVKRNIDSSWINETVNTGVSWILRNNSGEPMMHSRRSFSSIPTKLEAELLSFTWAIDCLSDLRCDRVVFESSSYLAGEAILMPEKFLGYQDLLGYICFKLTNFNLWNISYVHLEGNRCAHEIALSVTRDHRYQSYIARGGPFWLRALTLEEATDDT, from the coding sequence ATGGACAAGGCTCGGAACGATTACGATGCATGGGCGGAGGTTAATATTTTGAACTCTTCTCAAGTGAATGACGACGATGTTGATGGGGCTCCGATCGTGAAATGGGAGAAACCATGCCAAAGCTTTGTGAAACGTAACATTGATTCATCGTGGATCAATGAGACTGTTAACACTGGCGTCTCTTGGATCCTTCGTAATAACTCAGGGGAACCTATGATGCACAGTCGCAGATCCTTCTCCTCAATCCCTACTAAGCTTGAGGCAGAGCTCTTAAGTTTTACTTGGGCTATTGATTGTCTCTCAGACTTACGCTGTGATAGAGTGGTGTTTGAATCATCATCCTACCTTGCGGGTGAAGCAATCCTTATGCCTGAAAAGTTCCTTGGTTATCAAGACTTGTTGGGATATATCTGCTTCAAGTTGACTAACTTTAATCTATGGAACATATCCTATGTCCACCTTGAAGGTAATAGATGTGCCCATGAAATAGCTCTTAGTGTCACTAGAGACCACCGGTATCAATCATACATAGCTCGTGGTGGACCATTTTGGCTTCGAGCGTTGACACTAGAGGAGGCAACAGACGATACATGA
- the LOC106323195 gene encoding uncharacterized protein LOC106323195 isoform X1 has translation MFGGGRGPMGGGGGMLRAAGRAMTRTGVANGGIQDPFASSPASSSTTPAGNASVAHGDHKLGSSSGSNNLTLSAASGSLLNFPVAATTGWSGGAFSFINSGAYEDFEWVSEEGTEEDDSVFGSVPSVDEVHDAVSALQQVFDGSSFSQLVRDKYESYPENGGGNQSPVATGMVHQAPSFGSDSDWMEPSVQLCHSRVLQPHAYDQVYNAFDLLRTEPSVQRMVISLSSDKAVWDAVMNNEVVREIKDLYNNGISQDEEISDETPGENNAAVDFIKWVFDNTMVKANEVFKKITRLVIELLNSHNDDGVNKKGKDAKFNNWLEEKLKTSVLLSIVVMLVVMVSRACNKS, from the exons ATGTTTGGTGGAGGAAGAGGACCCATGGGTGGCGGCGGAGGGATGCTACGCGCCGCTGGACGCGCGATGACGAGAACCGGCGTAGCCAACGGCGGAATTCAAGATCCCTTCGCTTCATCTCCGGCGTCTTCGTCGACAACTCCGGCTGGAAACGCATCTGTTGCACATGGTGATCATAAACTCGGATCTTCTTCTGGGTCGAACAACCTGACGCTTTCTGCCGCGTCAGGGTCGCTGTTGAATTTTCCGGTGGCTGCGACCACCGGATGGAGCGGCGGAGCTTTTTCGTTTATCAACTCCGGTGCTTATGAAGACTTTGAGTGGGTTTCGGAGGAAGGAACAGAGGAAGATGACTCTGTTTTTGGCTCTGTTCCTTCTGTTGATGAAGTCCATGATGCTGTCTCTGCTCTCCAGCA GGTTTTCGATGGAAGTTCGTTTTCTCAGCTGGTTAGAGACAAATACGAGAGCTATCCTGAAAATGGTGGGGGAAACCAGAGCCCCGTAGCGACAGGAATGGTTCATCAAGCTCCTTCATTTGGGTCTGATTCGGACTGGATGGAGCCTTCGGTGCAGCTGTGCCATTCAAGAGTCTTACAGCCTCATGCTTATGATCAGGTTTACAATGCTTTTGACCTTCTGCGTACCGAACCATCTGTCCAG AGAATGGTAATATCATTGTCATCTGACAAAGCAGTGTGGGATGCGGTGATGAACAACGAGGTTGTGAGAGAGATTAAGGATCTCTACAACAATGGCATAAGTCAAG ATGAGGAGATTTCGGATGAAACTCCCGGGGAGAATAACGCAGCAGTGGATTTCATAAAATGGGTGTTTGACAACACAATGGTTAAGGCCAACGAAGTGTTTAAGAAAATAACAAGGCTCGTCATAGAGCTCTTAAATAGTCACAATGATGACGGTGTTAACAAAAAGGGGAAAGATGCCAAGTTCAACAATTGGCTCGAGGAAAAGCTGAAGACTTCGGTCTTGCTCTCCATCGTGGTCATGCTGGTCGTTATGGTGTCCCGTGCCTGCAACAAGTCTTGA
- the LOC106331700 gene encoding uncharacterized protein LOC106331700 produces MQQWITGLNTTCVLCNDTQESCSHLFFECRYSEQVWKKLVGGMMQEGYTADWTDLVEIISKPWVNQTMTFLIRYTLQATLHAIWRERNLRRYGEQPHDAAHLVQFIDKTVRLKLLSVKGT; encoded by the coding sequence ATGCAACAGTGGATAACGGGACTCAACACCACCTGCGTCCTCTGTAACGACACTCAGGAATCATGCTCCCACCTCTTCTTCGAGTGTCGCTACTCAGAACAGGTGTGGAAGAAGCTAGTAGGAGGAATGATGCAGGAGGGATACACTGCAGATTGGACTGATTTAGTTGAGATTATATCCAAACCTTGGGTTAACCAAACGATGACATTCCTCATCCGCTACACTCTCCAAGCAACTCTTCATGCGATATGGAGAGAAAGAAACTTGCGTAGGTATGGTGAACAGCCACATGATGCAGCTCATTTGGTCCAGTTTATCGACAAGACAGTCAGGCTCAAGCTCCTTTCAGTCAAAGGAACATGA
- the LOC106323195 gene encoding uncharacterized protein LOC106323195 isoform X2: protein MFGGGRGPMGGGGGMLRAAGRAMTRTGVANGGIQDPFASSPASSSTTPAGNASVAHGDHKLGSSSGSNNLTLSAASGSLLNFPVAATTGWSGGAFSFINSGAYEDFEWVSEEGTEEDDSVFGSVPSVDEVHDAVSALQQVFDGSSFSQLVRDKYESYPENGGGNQSPVATGMVHQAPSFGSDSDWMEPSVQLCHSRVLQPHAYDQRMVISLSSDKAVWDAVMNNEVVREIKDLYNNGISQDEEISDETPGENNAAVDFIKWVFDNTMVKANEVFKKITRLVIELLNSHNDDGVNKKGKDAKFNNWLEEKLKTSVLLSIVVMLVVMVSRACNKS, encoded by the exons ATGTTTGGTGGAGGAAGAGGACCCATGGGTGGCGGCGGAGGGATGCTACGCGCCGCTGGACGCGCGATGACGAGAACCGGCGTAGCCAACGGCGGAATTCAAGATCCCTTCGCTTCATCTCCGGCGTCTTCGTCGACAACTCCGGCTGGAAACGCATCTGTTGCACATGGTGATCATAAACTCGGATCTTCTTCTGGGTCGAACAACCTGACGCTTTCTGCCGCGTCAGGGTCGCTGTTGAATTTTCCGGTGGCTGCGACCACCGGATGGAGCGGCGGAGCTTTTTCGTTTATCAACTCCGGTGCTTATGAAGACTTTGAGTGGGTTTCGGAGGAAGGAACAGAGGAAGATGACTCTGTTTTTGGCTCTGTTCCTTCTGTTGATGAAGTCCATGATGCTGTCTCTGCTCTCCAGCA GGTTTTCGATGGAAGTTCGTTTTCTCAGCTGGTTAGAGACAAATACGAGAGCTATCCTGAAAATGGTGGGGGAAACCAGAGCCCCGTAGCGACAGGAATGGTTCATCAAGCTCCTTCATTTGGGTCTGATTCGGACTGGATGGAGCCTTCGGTGCAGCTGTGCCATTCAAGAGTCTTACAGCCTCATGCTTATGATCAG AGAATGGTAATATCATTGTCATCTGACAAAGCAGTGTGGGATGCGGTGATGAACAACGAGGTTGTGAGAGAGATTAAGGATCTCTACAACAATGGCATAAGTCAAG ATGAGGAGATTTCGGATGAAACTCCCGGGGAGAATAACGCAGCAGTGGATTTCATAAAATGGGTGTTTGACAACACAATGGTTAAGGCCAACGAAGTGTTTAAGAAAATAACAAGGCTCGTCATAGAGCTCTTAAATAGTCACAATGATGACGGTGTTAACAAAAAGGGGAAAGATGCCAAGTTCAACAATTGGCTCGAGGAAAAGCTGAAGACTTCGGTCTTGCTCTCCATCGTGGTCATGCTGGTCGTTATGGTGTCCCGTGCCTGCAACAAGTCTTGA